Part of the Candidatus Bodocaedibacter vickermanii genome is shown below.
ACGTCACGTTGCTTAGATCCGATGTGATCTGACACGGATTCTATATAACTTAACTTTGAAAGTTACAAACACAGCACTTTCAAACAAACACAAGGAACTAAAACACTACTCTTCACAAAAACATCTCAAAATCATTTTTCACCCTCAATGATCCTGCGCCGAAGGTAGGTCAAAAATTCTCTCATCCCCTCAACTAGCCTCTTCTTACATACCTCAAAACACACTCAATCTAACCTAATGGATCCAACCGCAGGTTGGCGGCACGTTGCCTTCAGAAATTTCAAGATATGATCTAATAAAGGTTCATCTGCGGGGGGCATGGGCACAACTGTTGAAAGTGATTAGAAAAAGAATATTTTTGACAACAAATCAATAGAACAGGGAAAATCATTGATAAACCGATTGATTGTGTCAATCATACAGATATGTATGAATTAAGTAATAGATATGCGACTATTTTACACAATATGAAGTTTTTTATAACATTCATAGCTTGGTGTTTAAGTGGGTGATTTTAATATCGTTAAACACTTCTTCTGATCACTTTCAACAGTTGTGGTGTCTGGGGCGGGGGGTGCGATTTTAAATCGTCTAAATTAACCCAGGCATAGGCTTGACCTTCATTTGGATGAAGGGTTCCTGACCATTGTCTACAAATAAACAAAGGCATAATCATGATAAAGTCATCGTACTCTTGACTTGCAAATGTCAGGGGGATTAGATCGGTCAACTCAACATGCAGATTTAATTCTTCCATCAATTCGCGTTGAATTGCTTTTTCTGCAGTTTCACCGGGCTCCAGTTTTCCGCCTGGAAACTCCCACAAGCCTTCCATACTTTTGCCTTTTGGGCGTTGCGCATACAGAACTTGGTTGTGATCATTCATTAGCGCAATGGCGGATACAACGATTAAGGGTTTAATTACGATAATGAATTCCACCCTTCAAAAGATCTTTAATGGCTTGGGTTGCTAGTGCATCGGCACGTTCATTCATGGGGTGCCCCGAATGTCCTTTAACCCAGAATAAATTTATGTCCTGTTGTTGAAATAATGCATAAAGCTTTTCCCACAGGTCTTGATTTTTTACGGGTTGTTTTGCGGCAGTTAACCAGTTGTTTTTAATCCAGTTGTGCATCCATGATTCGCAACCGTCTTTGACGTATTTGCTGTCGGTGTACAGATCAACTTTGCAACGTTCTTTTAACGTGGATAACGCTTGAATCACTGCCATCATTTCCATACGGTTATTGGTGGTGTGTTTTTCTGATCCAGAAATAACCTTTTCAGTGGCTTGATAACTGATGATCGCGCCCCATCCACCGGCGCCTGGGTTGCCTTTGCAGGCACCATCTGTATAAATAATAATATGTTTCATGAACTCACAAAATGAATGGGGGCGTATCGCCCCCTATAAATTAACACCAGCTTTGGTTAAAGGTTACTTCTTTGCTTCTTCAGCCTTTTTCTCAACAGCGTGAGCAACTTCTTCAACTTTTTCAGCTACGACTTCTTCAGCCTTTTTAGCTTCGTCTTCAACCTTCTTAGCTTCTTCTTTGATTTCTTCTTTAGCTTCTTCTGCAACTTCTTTTACTTCGTGGATAACAGTTTCAGCTTTTTGTTCAACTTCTAATGCAACTTCTTTAACGTTTTGCTTGTTGAACACAAAATATAATACTGCTGCAACAACGATAATAATTAATAACCAAATTCGATTCATAGTATGACGCCTCTTTCTAATTTTAAAACACCCCTATTATAAAAACTTTTTTAAGAAAATCACGTGCTTTTTTCATAATTAGCCTGTAATTTTATAAATGATGGTTAAAAAGGCTCATTTTTATGGCATTTGGTCGCTTAAAAAAACAAGAAAAAATAAAACTTCCTCTAAAACAATGCGTATTTAACTCAACTCAAATGATCGATACTGTCTTATGGATAGATGCACTGGTGTCGGGACGGTATGTTAAACATCCAGATAATTTCACCTATGCAGACCTAGGCGACAGTTCTTACACTACCTCTTTTTTAGCACAAAGCTATTCGGATGCAACATTCTATCATCGACATTTGCAATATGCAGACTGTACAAAGAATTTCTTAAACTTACCTGATAATGGGATGTCGCAGCGTTTGCAGTACATCTATCAAGGGAATGCCTTATCGTTTGCAAATTTGGATGAACGATCAAAGATAGTTGGTTTTATTCAAGATAGCCTGGCACCGGGTGGGTATGCAATCCTTCCATACGAAGCGACAACAGGGTGGGCAGAATATCAAGTTGTTCTAGATTTGTTGAAAGAAATCACGTTTCGCATGACGGATCCGATTACATCAGAATGGTTGGATAGAGTATTTTATGAGCTAAGCGTTTTATCATTAAAGAAAATTACAGCCCTTAAAGATAAAGCTTTCATAGATAAACTGTTGGCATATTTGAAATCGTTAGATGCATCACATCTGGAAAAGATTTTGAAAGGTGCGGACTTTCATACATTTTACCCCAGCCAAATTCGTCAGGCGCTTAATAAAGATAATCCGGGGGCTTTCAGGTTTGTTGGAACATTACCCATTGCACGAAACTATATCAAGCTTGGGTTAGATCAAGATCAGAAAGCATTTCTAGGAGACACTTCAGATATGCTGATGGCGTCTCAACGCTATGATCTAATGATGATGCCGTTTCAGCGTGTTGATATTTGGCAACGAAATTATGATGAAACCGCCAACATTCAAACAGGAACCACGGCTGATTTTTATTTTGGATGTGTGTCGAACTTTGATCAATTTGCTTCAAAAGTTCAGAAAGGTCACGCAACGCTTAATTTCACGGATGCAATTTTTACAGAGATGCGAAAATGTTTAAACAACGGATTTATGACCATTCATGAAATTGTGCAACATATACAACATCGTGTAAGGGCTCCGCAAGAGGTTGTGGATCGATTAATGTTATTAGTGATGGGGGATCAGGTTCGATTTACCTTAAAAAAACCTCATTTTTTGGATGTCGCTGCAAACATTAAACCTACTAAGTTAAAATTCAAAGATACGCACAATCAACGTATGTTTTCAGAGATCCGACGTTTCTTTCACGAATCTGGGATTGTAATCGAACCAAATTCAGGATTGATGATACCCTTTGATCAAAAGACATCGATGGTTATAGCGGCACTTACCAAGGTGCATGAATCAATGGTGCCGCACTATTGTGCGGAAATCTGGATGGACTATAAACAAAATAGTGTAGATATCTCAAGAGTTCAGAAAGAGTTTAAGTCTATTTTGATCTTTTTTAAACGACATTATTTTGGGAAATTTCTTGAACTTGGTCTAGTAGATCAGGTATTAGTTGATTAACTGTTTAATGGATCGAGAAAAACGTGAATCAAGAACTAACACAAGAGTCTGTCACATATGGCAGATTATTACGAAAAAAGGGTTTTGTATCTTATTTAATTGCAGAGTTTTTGTCGGCATTATCCGATAACACGTACAAGTTCTTTTTAATGTTTATGATTAAAGGAATGTTTGATCATGAAACAACCGCCGTTTATATTGCAGTGATCGGTGCGATATTTTCTGCGCCGTATTTGTTATTCCTTGGATATGCGGGATATTTATCTGATCGTTTTTCTAAACGTAATATCTTTATGTATGTAAAGTTATCTGAAATCATAATTACAAGCTTTATTTTATTAGCGATGTTCATTGGTAACGTTGACTTTATGTTGGTGTGTTTATTTTTAATGATGACACGTTCGTGTATCTTTTTCCCGGCTAAGGTTGGTTTGTTGCCAGAAATGTTAGAAAAACAATATCTATCAGTGGCTAATTCACTGTTATGGATGAGTGTGTTTATTGCTGCAATTATTGGTGCAGTTTTGGGTGGTTTGTTTGTTGAGTGGTTTGCATCTCAGTTATGGATGGTTGGATTAATTTTAATTGGTGTGGCTGTTCTTGGATATTTGAACAGTTTAAGAATTCCGAAAACTGAAGTAGTTGTATTTAAAAAGCCATTTCCAATTAATCCATGGAGAGATATTTGGGAAAGTGCAAAAACAATTCGTCGTCGCAAATCAATTGCCGTTGCAATTTTAGGCATTGGTTGGTTTTGGTTTTTAGGCGCCTTAGTTCAAATGATTCTACCGTTATATGGCGAAACCATTTTGCATGTGAATGATTTTTATTCAAGCTTATTACAAGGGGTCATTGGTCTTGGAATTGCTGCTGGCTGTATTGTTGCAGGGTGGTATTCAAAAGATACGTATGAACCAGGGCTGATTCCCTTTGGATCAATTGGTATTGCCATTGGAACATTGTGGGCAGCCTTTTCAGGAGACTCATATATTCAAACGGTCATAGGACTTGGAATCACAGGTTTTTCAGCAGGTCTCTTTATT
Proteins encoded:
- a CDS encoding (deoxy)nucleoside triphosphate pyrophosphohydrolase, which codes for MEFIIVIKPLIVVSAIALMNDHNQVLYAQRPKGKSMEGLWEFPGGKLEPGETAEKAIQRELMEELNLHVELTDLIPLTFASQEYDDFIMIMPLFICRQWSGTLHPNEGQAYAWVNLDDLKSHPPPQTPQLLKVIRRSV
- the rnhA gene encoding ribonuclease HI, with translation MKHIIIYTDGACKGNPGAGGWGAIISYQATEKVISGSEKHTTNNRMEMMAVIQALSTLKERCKVDLYTDSKYVKDGCESWMHNWIKNNWLTAAKQPVKNQDLWEKLYALFQQQDINLFWVKGHSGHPMNERADALATQAIKDLLKGGIHYRN